The DNA window ACCGGCTCCGTGTTAAAGTCGATCATCTTATCGGAGCCGCGTATGCGCTTGCCCAGTCGTCAAATCCCGCAGTCCGGAATGGCTTGGCTCGGAGCCACATGCCCAGCGGTCGGCCGGCGATGAGCGGGGCGCGTGACGATAGCTTCGCTGAACTGAAGGAACGCGCAGATCGCCTGCTCGCGCCGCACGAATGCGCGCGGATCGCAGTCGAAGACAAGGACAAGGACGCCGCTTGGTCCGAACTCGACAGGCGCCTCAAGACATGCGGCTTCGAGGCGAGCACGCTGTTTTCCGTCCCGCTCGGCCGAAGAGATTATCCGGCCGAAGAGCTCACCCTCGGTGTCGCCGTATCGCCCGAATTCATGGCCTATGCCTGGGAGCATCCCGAACTGGCGGAAAGCGCTCCGGGGGTGCGGCAACTGGTTTCGAGTGACGCGATCGTGCCGCTTATCCCCTCGCATCCGCGCACGGCCGAATTGACCGAAGCCGAACGCGATAATCTCGCCGTGATGCAGCGCTTCGGCTTCAAAGGTGGCTTTGCGGCGTCGTT is part of the Alteriqipengyuania halimionae genome and encodes:
- a CDS encoding helix-turn-helix transcriptional regulator; amino-acid sequence: MSGARDDSFAELKERADRLLAPHECARIAVEDKDKDAAWSELDRRLKTCGFEASTLFSVPLGRRDYPAEELTLGVAVSPEFMAYAWEHPELAESAPGVRQLVSSDAIVPLIPSHPRTAELTEAERDNLAVMQRFGFKGGFAASFPDRIHGRMLVFSTCALSSEELALFLYTELGESVATSIAMFLEGLAVRELMANPQYVPLSLREQECLALVSNGHTTKRIATRLGLTARTVNEHVSNACTKLRASNRTQAATRAMLKAMLL